A genomic segment from Opitutales bacterium encodes:
- a CDS encoding GAF domain-containing protein, whose amino-acid sequence MQPDDAHGSFSNHPVSSQDLHALVTEETRSILQKTIDSIGADEGSLWWYDQSDESLVVCINTGPMADELELKLSQTLDSGIVSMVFHSGEGVVANDVSSHPDHSKQIDLELSQCTQAMMVVPIYLWGDLRGVVSAVILNETGRFGLGHLKEMHDLSAMLSRYLEEDWKKKP is encoded by the coding sequence ATGCAGCCAGACGATGCTCACGGTTCTTTTTCAAATCATCCTGTGTCTTCTCAGGACTTACACGCCCTGGTCACTGAAGAGACGCGTTCAATATTGCAAAAAACAATCGACTCTATCGGTGCGGATGAGGGCAGTCTCTGGTGGTATGATCAGAGTGATGAGTCTCTTGTAGTGTGTATTAATACTGGACCAATGGCTGATGAATTGGAACTAAAGCTAAGTCAGACTCTAGATTCGGGAATTGTGAGCATGGTGTTTCACAGCGGAGAAGGTGTGGTTGCTAATGATGTGTCGTCACATCCCGACCATAGCAAACAGATCGACTTGGAATTGAGTCAATGCACCCAGGCGATGATGGTCGTGCCGATCTATTTATGGGGTGATCTGCGAGGTGTTGTCAGCGCAGTGATTCTCAATGAAACAGGGCGCTTTGGCCTGGGTCACCTCAAAGAAATGCATGACCTGAGTGCGATGTTATCGCGTTATTTAGAGGAAGATTGGAAAAAGAAGCCATGA
- a CDS encoding S8 family serine peptidase, which produces MNSWQSESIWSFDETRAGDLVDAMRSSRGDGISVAVLDSGVDRGHPALCRNRGGEDFKIHTDDTVVAVDAQNAGDAFGHGTAVAGILCLLAPGVCLDSYQVLDGQNRGRAGAISSAAHHAIQSGSQVLHCSFGSPLLQRLWVYKDWVDRSYREGCRIVAAASNRDIQQEEYPSSFSSVFGVSASERRAKLTLSAQPGTFIDLTVPGEWVNCPWKGGIWRSMTGSSFAAPIATALIARALEVWPNLGFWELKAMLMRLGELEIPLSCLFGEEVITVLFPDL; this is translated from the coding sequence ATGAACTCGTGGCAATCCGAGTCGATTTGGAGTTTTGATGAGACCCGTGCTGGAGACCTCGTCGATGCCATGCGTTCAAGTCGCGGAGATGGAATCTCTGTGGCTGTATTGGACTCGGGAGTGGATAGGGGACATCCTGCGTTGTGTCGCAATAGAGGAGGGGAGGACTTCAAGATCCATACAGACGATACTGTAGTTGCAGTAGATGCCCAGAATGCTGGGGATGCGTTCGGCCATGGTACTGCGGTTGCAGGAATTTTGTGTCTCCTGGCGCCTGGGGTGTGCCTGGATAGTTATCAAGTTTTGGACGGGCAAAATCGCGGTCGTGCCGGGGCTATTTCTTCTGCAGCGCATCATGCTATTCAATCGGGCTCTCAGGTGCTTCACTGCAGTTTTGGTAGCCCGCTTTTGCAGCGTCTTTGGGTTTACAAAGACTGGGTAGACCGTTCATATCGCGAAGGCTGTCGAATCGTTGCCGCGGCAAGTAATCGAGATATTCAGCAAGAGGAATATCCTTCCAGCTTCTCCTCGGTTTTTGGAGTTTCTGCTTCGGAGCGAAGGGCAAAACTGACGCTGTCTGCCCAGCCAGGAACCTTTATTGATCTAACGGTCCCAGGTGAGTGGGTTAACTGTCCCTGGAAAGGAGGCATCTGGCGTTCCATGACCGGTTCAAGTTTCGCCGCACCGATCGCGACTGCATTGATCGCGCGGGCCCTTGAAGTATGGCCTAACCTGGGCTTTTGGGAGCTGAAGGCAATGCTTATGCGCCTTGGCGAGCTAGAGATCCCGCTATCATGTCTTTTCGGTGAAGAAGTGATAACGGTTCTATTTCCAGATCTGTAA
- a CDS encoding sigma-70 family RNA polymerase sigma factor codes for MSRHIADIDLAERALAGDSSASEEIKEIQDGLMAYFLSRKVKQQDAEDVISRIWEKCFPSDPERISILTRYTGATGLKPWFITIGLNILIDFHRKQSRLVYLAEPEVSPGRVEETPIHKTTPGAETELVTSMIRDAFKEALEAIPLEERLILTLIFFEGIQRQEVARCWGCSNARITRITQKAAVQIREETLNLIRKREPWLEVEWSDVLKIAASVRKLTF; via the coding sequence ATGAGCCGACACATCGCAGATATTGACCTCGCCGAGCGGGCGCTTGCCGGCGACAGTAGTGCATCTGAAGAAATAAAAGAAATCCAGGATGGATTGATGGCGTATTTCCTCTCCCGTAAAGTCAAGCAGCAGGACGCAGAGGATGTTATCAGCCGCATCTGGGAAAAGTGTTTTCCTTCAGATCCAGAGCGCATCAGTATTTTGACTCGATATACTGGAGCGACTGGACTGAAACCCTGGTTCATTACCATCGGGCTGAACATCCTTATCGATTTCCACCGCAAGCAGTCGCGACTCGTCTACCTTGCTGAGCCAGAGGTTTCACCCGGAAGGGTCGAGGAAACTCCAATACATAAAACAACCCCAGGGGCTGAAACGGAATTGGTAACCAGCATGATTCGAGACGCCTTTAAAGAAGCACTGGAAGCCATCCCGTTGGAAGAACGCCTTATCCTTACGCTCATTTTCTTTGAGGGGATCCAACGCCAAGAAGTCGCACGGTGTTGGGGTTGCTCCAATGCCCGTATTACTCGAATAACTCAGAAAGCTGCGGTTCAAATCCGTGAAGAGACACTAAATTTGATTCGAAAACGTGAGCCTTGGCTGGAAGTTGAATGGAGCGATGTGCTCAAAATAGCTGCATCGGTAAGAAAACTCACTTTCTGA
- the rpmA gene encoding 50S ribosomal protein L27, with product MAHKKGQGTSKNGRDSNPKMLGIKKYGGEAVLAGNILVRQRGTRFHPGANVGIGRDHTLFALSDGKVEFDKAHRKVNVVS from the coding sequence ATGGCACACAAAAAAGGACAAGGAACTTCTAAGAACGGCCGCGACAGTAATCCCAAGATGCTCGGGATTAAGAAATATGGGGGCGAGGCTGTATTAGCTGGAAACATTCTCGTTCGCCAGCGTGGTACACGTTTCCACCCGGGCGCAAACGTAGGTATCGGCCGTGATCATACACTCTTCGCTCTGTCTGACGGCAAAGTGGAATTCGACAAAGCTCACCGAAAAGTGAATGTCGTTAGCTAA
- the rplU gene encoding 50S ribosomal protein L21 produces MKATIKTQGQQFTVSEGDILKVSRLRDSEEGSSIDINEVLMIHDSEAPKIGTPLVEGAKVTVKVLENKLDKKLTVFKKKRRQGYKRKRGHRQSLSVIKVESITA; encoded by the coding sequence ATGAAAGCGACAATTAAAACGCAAGGACAACAATTTACAGTTTCTGAAGGCGACATCCTCAAAGTTTCTCGCCTCCGCGACTCAGAGGAGGGCTCTAGCATCGATATCAACGAAGTGTTGATGATCCATGATTCCGAGGCTCCCAAGATCGGCACTCCTCTCGTTGAAGGTGCTAAGGTCACAGTGAAAGTTCTGGAAAACAAGCTCGATAAGAAGCTCACCGTCTTCAAGAAAAAGCGCCGCCAAGGCTACAAGCGCAAACGTGGTCACCGCCAATCGCTCTCCGTGATCAAGGTCGAATCAATCACCGCATAA
- a CDS encoding AarF/ABC1/UbiB kinase family protein, with product MQEQSSIPKSKISRAATLASTGVKIGSNYARHFAKKAVGKADKETLNQDNAKASYEAFSRLKGGPLKVAQLLSLDRNIIPQAFRDQFTQAQYSAPPLSFPLVVQTFKKQFGKHPDEMFDSFSRSAINAASIGQVHRATRDGHTYAVKIQYPGVAESLKSDIRIVKPFATRMFNLTSADVEKYFVEMEARLLEETDYHLELQRSVDLSQKSADLPLTRFPNYYPDMSSERIITMDWIEGEMLDQYAQRMDGSPESQLVGQALWEFYHFQVHTLRAFHADPHHGNFIVKDNTLWVIDFGCVKVVPDDYYYDYFQLLDRERLYDDAIFTEMLEKLDLVFPDDGPAERRKLVEIFRESIELLGRPFHTQEFDFADPKYMDEIAAFSEKTSRDEEWKLISSGRGNPHALYINRAYFGLYNIMANMKVKIHAKLPDWITTLEKSG from the coding sequence ATGCAGGAACAATCCAGCATACCCAAAAGCAAAATTTCACGCGCGGCGACTCTGGCATCAACAGGTGTCAAAATAGGCTCCAATTACGCACGCCACTTCGCCAAAAAGGCGGTCGGTAAAGCCGATAAGGAGACACTTAATCAAGACAACGCCAAGGCTAGCTACGAAGCCTTTAGCCGCTTGAAAGGTGGCCCATTGAAAGTGGCGCAGCTTCTCAGCCTCGATCGAAACATCATTCCGCAAGCTTTCCGGGACCAATTCACGCAGGCTCAATATTCGGCCCCGCCCCTTTCGTTCCCGCTGGTCGTTCAGACTTTCAAGAAGCAATTCGGGAAGCATCCAGACGAAATGTTCGATTCATTTTCCCGGAGTGCAATCAACGCGGCTTCGATTGGGCAAGTCCACCGTGCCACGCGCGATGGGCATACCTATGCTGTCAAAATCCAGTATCCCGGAGTCGCGGAGAGCTTGAAGTCAGACATTCGCATCGTGAAGCCCTTCGCTACACGGATGTTCAACCTCACTTCGGCAGATGTAGAAAAATATTTTGTCGAGATGGAAGCCCGCCTTTTAGAGGAAACCGACTACCACCTCGAACTTCAGCGTTCCGTTGATCTGTCACAAAAATCTGCCGACCTCCCGCTTACCCGTTTTCCGAATTATTACCCCGACATGTCGAGTGAGCGTATTATCACAATGGACTGGATTGAGGGTGAAATGCTCGATCAATACGCTCAGCGTATGGACGGCTCCCCCGAAAGTCAGCTCGTTGGCCAAGCACTTTGGGAGTTCTACCACTTTCAGGTTCATACTCTACGCGCTTTCCATGCCGATCCCCACCACGGCAACTTCATCGTAAAAGACAATACTCTTTGGGTGATCGATTTCGGCTGTGTCAAGGTTGTTCCCGACGACTATTATTACGATTATTTTCAGCTTCTGGATCGTGAGCGCCTCTATGACGACGCGATCTTTACCGAGATGCTCGAGAAGTTGGATCTGGTTTTCCCGGACGATGGACCTGCGGAGCGCCGTAAACTTGTTGAGATCTTTCGCGAATCCATCGAGCTACTCGGACGCCCATTTCACACTCAGGAATTCGACTTTGCGGATCCAAAATACATGGACGAGATCGCGGCGTTTTCTGAAAAGACGAGCCGAGATGAAGAGTGGAAGCTTATTAGCTCTGGCCGCGGCAACCCACATGCGCTCTACATAAATCGAGCCTATTTTGGCCTCTATAACATAATGGCCAACATGAAGGTGAAAATCCACGCAAAGCTGCCGGATTGGATTACCACATTAGAGAAATCCGGGTGA
- a CDS encoding TetR/AcrR family transcriptional regulator, with translation MDRDRFIDAYIDHVLEHGKPPVTVWKFCKGVGIAEVDFYKLFSSLSVLEASIWGNVVSGTIETLNADEDYAGYSAREKWLAFTYTYLENLKNYRTFALERFPREAGSLCCKRLQKMETAVTEFAESVVEAGKEDGSIADRGRLLDLYPRAFFGHVLWITQFFLDDESEGFERTDAAIEKSVNLAFDLTGNQVLDSIFDFARFIIGKPAQ, from the coding sequence ATGGACCGAGATAGATTCATCGATGCTTACATTGATCACGTGCTCGAACACGGAAAGCCACCGGTTACTGTGTGGAAGTTTTGCAAAGGCGTCGGCATAGCTGAAGTGGATTTTTATAAACTATTTTCCTCACTATCCGTGTTGGAGGCATCGATCTGGGGAAATGTCGTCAGCGGCACCATTGAAACATTGAACGCAGATGAAGACTACGCTGGCTACAGTGCTCGTGAAAAGTGGTTAGCGTTTACTTACACTTATTTAGAGAACCTCAAAAACTACCGCACGTTTGCGCTCGAACGCTTCCCGAGGGAAGCAGGAAGCCTCTGTTGTAAGCGGCTCCAAAAAATGGAAACGGCGGTTACGGAATTTGCCGAGAGCGTCGTAGAAGCAGGAAAAGAGGACGGTTCCATCGCCGATCGTGGTCGGCTACTCGATCTCTACCCAAGGGCATTTTTCGGGCACGTGCTCTGGATCACCCAATTCTTTTTGGATGACGAATCTGAGGGCTTCGAGCGCACCGATGCAGCCATTGAGAAGTCCGTAAATCTCGCCTTTGATCTCACAGGAAACCAGGTCTTAGACAGCATCTTCGACTTCGCCCGGTTCATCATAGGCAAACCCGCCCAATAG